In Deltaproteobacteria bacterium, the following proteins share a genomic window:
- a CDS encoding aminotransferase class I/II-fold pyridoxal phosphate-dependent enzyme produces MNTTHGGNIYEIAERFGLKPSAMIDFSASINPLGLSKKAERKLKQGLAAILHYPDPQYSELRRTLAQFHGLAEEQILVGAGSTEFIYAIPRVLSIRRPLIVTPAFSEYENALEISAGRTNVSIHYLETEEEDGFELSVESLLFSLTQGYDALYLGNPSNPTGILTEKEDLLKILAQAEREKVWFILDEAFIDFVEEESLKREAVSSSRLIILRSLTKFFALPGLRVGYIISNAETIRHFSRNREPWTVNA; encoded by the coding sequence TTGAACACAACCCATGGCGGTAACATTTATGAGATTGCTGAGCGGTTTGGTTTGAAGCCGTCCGCAATGATCGATTTTAGTGCTTCCATCAATCCCCTTGGCCTTTCTAAAAAGGCCGAAAGGAAGCTTAAGCAGGGCCTTGCGGCTATTCTTCACTACCCTGATCCTCAGTATTCTGAGTTGAGACGAACTCTGGCGCAATTTCACGGCTTGGCGGAAGAACAGATCCTGGTCGGGGCTGGCTCCACGGAATTCATTTACGCCATCCCTCGGGTTTTGAGCATCCGGCGTCCGTTGATCGTAACCCCGGCATTCAGTGAGTATGAAAACGCGCTGGAAATTTCAGCGGGAAGGACCAACGTAAGCATTCATTATTTGGAGACGGAAGAAGAGGACGGGTTCGAGCTTAGCGTGGAGAGTCTCCTCTTTTCCCTAACCCAGGGGTATGATGCCCTCTACCTTGGGAATCCCAGCAATCCCACGGGAATCCTGACAGAGAAAGAGGATCTTCTGAAAATTTTAGCGCAAGCAGAGCGGGAGAAGGTCTGGTTTATCCTGGATGAGGCCTTCATCGACTTTGTCGAGGAAGAATCTTTAAAGAGGGAGGCCGTCTCCTCCTCGAGGCTCATCATTCTAAGGTCGCTGACTAAGTTCTTTGCCCTGCCAGGGCTGCGGGTGGGCTATATCATCTCCAATGCAGAAACCATCCGTCATTTTTCCCGGAACAGGGAACCCTGGACCGTGAACGCC
- the cbiB gene encoding adenosylcobinamide-phosphate synthase CbiB has product MASITLISAYLLDIILGDPQRFPHPVRLIGRFIVFLENLFWRANSSPLSQKISGILLALIVVGSTFMATTFLIYWAGYFSQAASFILSIFMGYFTLATRDLHVETRRVLKALEAGNLARARQELSFLVGRDTAHLSEPEVIRALVETIAENLSDGVIAPLFYLGLGGPPWAMTYKAINTLDSMVGYKKERFRHMGWASARLDDAANFIPARLSGGLVVISAFLLGKPWRDSLEILRRDRRQHQSPNSAWPEAATAGALGVQLGGLNYYGGQPSPKPFIGNRKKDLDLGDVRDAWKILYLSSFGMLLLALLLNWAMEGFFCLR; this is encoded by the coding sequence TTGGCCTCCATCACACTCATCTCTGCTTACCTTCTCGATATTATCCTTGGCGATCCGCAACGATTTCCGCATCCCGTGCGCCTGATCGGCCGATTCATCGTTTTTTTAGAAAATCTATTCTGGCGAGCCAACTCATCTCCGCTCAGCCAAAAGATTTCCGGAATCCTGCTGGCTCTCATTGTCGTAGGTAGTACCTTCATGGCTACAACTTTTTTAATTTATTGGGCCGGTTATTTTTCCCAAGCCGCAAGTTTCATTTTATCTATTTTTATGGGCTACTTTACCCTGGCAACGAGAGATTTGCATGTGGAAACGCGGAGAGTTTTAAAAGCCCTTGAGGCGGGAAATCTTGCCAGGGCCCGTCAGGAGCTTTCTTTTTTGGTAGGAAGGGATACGGCTCACCTGAGTGAACCCGAAGTAATCCGGGCCTTGGTGGAGACCATTGCCGAGAATCTATCCGACGGCGTTATTGCTCCGCTCTTCTACCTCGGCCTGGGGGGTCCTCCCTGGGCCATGACTTACAAAGCGATAAACACTTTAGATTCCATGGTTGGGTATAAGAAGGAACGCTTTCGGCACATGGGCTGGGCCTCGGCCAGGTTGGATGATGCGGCGAATTTCATTCCGGCCCGGCTCAGTGGTGGGCTTGTCGTTATTTCGGCATTCCTTCTCGGCAAACCCTGGAGAGATTCTCTGGAGATTTTAAGGAGGGATCGCCGGCAACATCAAAGCCCGAACAGCGCTTGGCCGGAGGCGGCCACGGCCGGAGCTCTCGGGGTCCAACTGGGAGGCTTAAATTATTATGGAGGCCAGCCCAGCCCGAAACCCTTCATCGGCAACCGAAAAAAGGATCTCGACCTCGGGGATGTTCGCGATGCCTGGAAGATATTATATCTTTCTTCGTTCGGGATGCTCTTACTTGCCCTTCTGCTCAACTGGGCCATGGAAGGTTTTTTCTGTTTGCGATAA